A region of the Cryptococcus deuterogattii R265 chromosome 1, complete sequence genome:
ACTGATTGACGTAGCTCTGGTGTGGTCAACCTCACTTTTGGAGCTTACGTGGTCGGCGCCTTCCTTGGTTTCTGCTTAACTCCTCTTCAAGAAGCTTGGTATCGCAAAGCCAGCAAGATCAAAGGTCACGGCGATCCCGAAGCTCGATGGTGGAGCGCCTTGTGGGCAACGCCGTTCATGCCCCTGGGATTGATGATTGCAGCCTGGACGTCGTATCCCAACCTGCCATGGATTGCTCCTATTATTGGCTTTACCATGTTCGGTTTTGGATTGTGAGTAGAGTATCGTATTTGTTGTCAAAACTTATTCAATCCCATGGAACAAGTGGGAGGGCGGTGGCTGATGAGAAGCCCCAATAGTTATATCATCCTTGCCGCTATCTTGAACTATGTCGTTGATGGGTATGGTCATTACTCGGCAAGCGCTTTGGGCGGTGTCGTCTTCATTCGTAACATCGTAAGTCGTCTTTCAACACTTCACTCGCTCGCCACCGTATTGATTTACTTCCTCTCTTACAGATCGGCGCCATTTTCCCTCTGTGTGAGTATCCCCGTTTTACACGTAATACAATACAAACACGGGCTCAGTTCctgaccttttccttcagtCTCAGCGCAAATGTTCAAAGGCATGGGAAACCAATGGGCTCTTTTCTTGTTGTCAATGGTTTCCTTTTTAATGATTCCGATCCCAGTGTATCTCTATTACCGAGGCAAGGTCGTCCGAGACAGGTCGCCATACTGCGCGACGCACTATAATGATGAAGATTAGTCAATTCTCTTACTTGCCGCGGAGGGGCAAGAAGACGGGATTCACCTCAGATAATTAGGGCACAAACTGTGAGGCAAGGCAATTTGGGTTTAGGGCGATATGCAGATCTTTATAGATGCGTGTTAAACTGTATTTGTATGTCGTTCGGCTGAGTCAGCCATGCATGTCCTGAGCACCCAGTAACCGCTGAGAATCAGAGATTTGTTATGTGTAATGAGAATAGCGGCCTGAGCAGAGGAACTGAACAGAAAAAAGGCAGATACCTCATAAGTCTCGTAGATGATTCAACTAAATAATTGCAGTTCTCATGTCGAAACGAGCATTCCTCGCTAGTAGGTCAGAAACTTACGAACAACAGGATATATGAAGACGACACATAACTGCCAGTGACTGGGCGATGCAGCAGTGGTCGTTACTTGACGCTGAGACATTACACATACAATGCATTCACAAACCCACCCTTGATTGTGACAGATAGAGTTAAATGAGTATAGAGTAGTATAAGACGCACTCCAAGCTCTGAGCACACATAATAAATAAGAAAAATGACGGGGAAAGCAGGCTGAGACTGGGTATATTTCACAATTAAAGTTTAAAAGAGAACGTCGATCCTTGGACCTGATTTGTATTCGTTCGCCTGAACCAGAACAGACGGCAGAAACAGATCTTCTAATACCAAGGAGCCCCTTAACCAAGATAAAATCCGGGTATGGGAACCATCAAAGCATTATCAGACACAACAAGCTCCctctgcccttcttctcaaacaaCTCTCCCGAAatctaaaaaaaaatctCTCAAAGGACTCTTAGCTTGCTTGCCATTCTAAAGGTTCAGGGGACTCTCGCTCTTGTCCATCAATCCCTCAACCCTGACAGCGTCCGAATACGCATCCCCCTGGGGCTCACTTCTGTTGGACGCTTGCAGTCCCTGAAGTTCTTGCGGGGTAGGCACTGTAGGAGAAccgatggaggagaaatTGGGAGGGATAGGGGAGTGGATGGCTTGGTGGGAGGATGGTTGAATAGGTTGAGGGACGAGATCATTGCCCGTTGTGGTAGAATCAGAATCGTCAGAGTCCATGCTAGaatctccatcttcgtccACCAGTCTCACGctgcccttcttgccttccccGCCAAACAAggtctcttcctcgtccttctcaagctgGCCGGTGACATCCTTGGGCTTAGTCTCGCCTTCAACAGCCTCGTTATCAATGAGACTGGGTGATGAGAGCTTATCAGGCGAAGTGGGACTGTCTCCGATAAGTTGAataccatcatcatcgtcatcgctATCGTAAGCGGGTCTGAAGGTGATACCAGAGGCTCCCAGGATGCTGGCAATGTTGGCTAAACCGCCCGCGCCGCCTGCGACGCGGAAGCCTGAGCCAGCAAAGCCGCCATTGGAGGGACCCGAGCTCTCGGGGAAGACGTCAGGAATGGATTCGGGAGTATCGTGGCCAACTATCGGGGGTTTATCAGTGCCAATGATTCTATCGATAAATGCAGGGGATGACTCACTCTTTTGCTCGACGCGCTCCTTGACCCACGCTTGCCACTCCTCTGGTGTCCTGCCATTCAACAAAGCGACGATGACCACGGTCATGTTATCGCAACCAATTCCACCAGTGCTAGAGTCCTTGGCCAAACATTTAACCATCATGTTCTCACAGATTTTACCCAAAGGGTCGCCATTGGCGATGGCACGTCGAGTAAAGTCAATGACCTGCTGAGAAGTAAGGCAATCCCAAATACCATCACAAGCAAGCACAAGgaactcttcttcgccatcaaGCTTGTGGGTAATGATTTCGGGAACGACGGTTACAATTTGCTTTTCGGGCGCAAGAGAAAAGTTTTGCTTGAACTCAAAGTCGCCCATAGCTCGAGAAAGAGCAAGGTTACCGTTCACTCGGCCAAACTCAACAAAACCACCGGCGGCAGTTATTCGCGCGGTCTCCTCTTCGTTGGTAGGCTTGTGGTCGTTTGACATGGCCTTGGCTTGTCCTTGGTAGCCGAGAACTGACCTAGAATCACCAGAGTTCGCCTACGGACATGTCAGGAAGACGATTAAGGtagatggaaaaggaaagagcaTACGACAATGATGCGACCATCGGTCGTGATGAGTCCCACAACGGCGGTACATCCAGATGGGTCGTTCAAGAATGAAGGGTCTGCTCGGAGATCTTCATCGGTTTTGATGAAGGCCTGGGTAAGGGCAGTTGTGTAATCTCCGGATTCTACTCTCATTAGCTTCCTTTACATCCAAAAAGCATAAACGGGACTCACTGTAAGCATCCAAAGCCGACAATCGAGAATGCAGAGTTTTGCCCGCAAACTTGGCCACTGTCTGGCCACCATGTCCGTCAAATACACCAAACAGAGCATTAGCGACTTCGGGTGCGTTGTCGTTGGTGAAGGTAGAACCTTCAGGTTGGGCCGGAATGTCGCTTGCTGGACTGTAAGGTTTGGAATCGTCTGTGCTCGGGGGAAGATACAGGTGGACGGAATGGGCGTCCTCCATGCTGATACGCCATCCTTGCATGTCTGACAAGCCAACCCAGTATTGCTTTCCTCGTACCACATCCGTGGTGTGCTTTTCCGTCACTGTTCGTCCAAAAGCAGTTGATCATATCGCGACGCACAGGCAGCAGAGAGACATCATAATCCAATGAGTCGTAATCGAATCCAAGAGCGATACGTTATTGACATCGATGGTGACGAGTGAGAAGTTCGATAAGTAACGAGACCAATTTCGTACAAGTGTAAATGATTGCAGGTCCAAATAATAGGCGATTAGTGAATAGACAAAAGATGAACGCGGTTTTGCGGAGTCGTGTGACAAAGGTTGTAATAATcggcaaaagaagaaagaagtgaCAAGTTGGTCAGCGAAAAGTCTTCACAGCGTGTACATAATATGGTACTGACTAGGCTCAGAGAGTGTTTGACCCTGCACATGGTGATATGTGGATAAAGCGAATTTCGGTCGAAAGATGAAATGTCGGTGAGTCAACGGTGAATGAAGTGAAAAAGGGTAATAATCGTCAGCGACACGTCACGTCATCCTTCCccagagaaaaaaaacCCCATCAACACGCATCCTGTTTGCCTCTACTCTCGCCGTCCAGACAGCCCAAGCAAGGCAAAATACTGACCATATTGTACGATGCTTATTGATGTTTGACacgaaagaaagagacgaaAAGTGAACTCTGCGATGTGTGGGGGGGAGTCCGTTTCGGAGTCAAGAGCGGGGATTCCTGTGCTGGAGAGTAGGTAGCAGATGATCTCAGGCCCAAGTAACGGCTGCTGGGGCTGCTGGGGTATGTCAAAAGTGAGGATAAAAGATATAAGAATCTTGGTAAataagagaggaagaagaaaaggtgaGGCCGGCAGACAGCGATCTCGCCGGCCAAATCTTCAGGGCAAGCGACGACAATGTTTTATACggtctctccttctttcttct
Encoded here:
- a CDS encoding PP2Cc protein phosphatase; translation: MGQTLSEPMTEKHTTDVVRGKQYWVGLSDMQGWRISMEDAHSVHLYLPPSTDDSKPYSPASDIPAQPEGSTFTNDNAPEVANALFGVFDGHGGQTVAKFAGKTLHSRLSALDAYKSGDYTTALTQAFIKTDEDLRADPSFLNDPSGCTAVVGLITTDGRIIVANSGDSRSVLGYQGQAKAMSNDHKPTNEEETARITAAGGFVEFGRVNGNLALSRAMGDFEFKQNFSLAPEKQIVTVVPEIITHKLDGEEEFLVLACDGIWDCLTSQQVIDFTRRAIANGDPLGKICENMMVKCLAKDSSTGGIGCDNMTVVIVALLNGRTPEEWQAWVKERVEQKIGHDTPESIPDVFPESSGPSNGGFAGSGFRVAGGAGGLANIASILGASGITFRPAYDSDDDDDGIQLIGDSPTSPDKLSSPSLIDNEAVEGETKPKDVTGQLEKDEEETLFGGEGKKGSVRLVDEDGDSSMDSDDSDSTTTGNDLVPQPIQPSSHQAIHSPIPPNFSSIGSPTVPTPQELQGLQASNRSEPQGDAYSDAVRVEGLMDKSESPLNL